A stretch of DNA from Nitrospinota bacterium:
ATTGGTGTCGGTTTGAAAATGGTATTTTTGGAATAGGCAAAAGCAAAGGTGAAAATGGCAAGGATTATGTGTTCGGTTGTTTTGTTGGTTGGTATTGCCTTGCCTGCAATCGCCGGGAATTTGAAAAACGGTGAAAATCTGTTTAAAAAGCATTGCAAAAGCTGTCACAGACTTACGGAAGGAGTTCTGATGGGTCCCAGTCTTAAAGGGGTGACCATGAGGCTCTCAGACGAATGGCTTGATAAATGGATTAAAGATCCAAAAGGGGTGTTCGATAGCGGCGA
This window harbors:
- a CDS encoding cytochrome c, whose amino-acid sequence is MCSVVLLVGIALPAIAGNLKNGENLFKKHCKSCHRLTEGVLMGPSLKGVTMRLSDEWLDKWIKDPKGVFDSGDPYAVEILEKFKKMMPKKSAMSKKENREDVILFLKENDKK